ATGTCATttatttcactactagccataCTCCATCTATTCTAGAAAACAAATAATTGTTAGTTATTAATAAATTAGAACATAATCAAGAATGTTGATCATGAGAAAACTGCGTTTATCGAAGATGTCGTCATAAAACATGAAGTTAATCATAAGTTCTCAATACAAATCGATTGATAATCAGATACATtacttgacaagtaattcaccTGAATACCATACATATCAAGTTGTTTGTATCGTTTACCGTTTGATCCTTAAATATTGGTGAACCGCAGTTTATACGCTTCACTAGCAATAATTCGAACTACAGAGTTCTCTGAAACAGCCATCGATTTCTTCCAAATTGTTACTTCACCTTAAACCCAAGTATGTGTAACAATAATACATAAGTCTACAGAATCCCCTTACTTCCTTCAAACTACATACTGTCACATACAATAAATCGGATTAATTACATTAGAAGTCACATAAATACAttcacacgcacacacacacacacacaacaagtAATCGATAGAATTGTGTGTGTGAAACTGTTcactaaacaattactgaacggTGCAAACAAATCAGATGCATCAAACAATCAGTGAAATAACTAGTCGATAAGTAGAATAGCACAAATGACATCAACAATTAGAAGAATCTAAGAATATCATATGGCGAAGTTTTCACTTGAAGCTCATCACAAAAATCATTTATACAGTTACCAACTCATTTATTTCTTTTGAAATGAACAACTAATTTACACCATACACTGAACATCATTGTTCTTCACATAGTGAATAGTTTTGTTTACCATTTGTTTCTATCGTCGACATGACAACAATAACTAAGTTTGGTATGAACTTCTATGCATAAGAATAGGTCATGTTTGAATTCAAAGCAAATTTATTCTCATTGTTTATGAGACACAGAGAGAGTGAAGTTCTAGAAACATTGAAAATTTACAAGGATACATGATTAACCAACTACATTTGTATATCCATTAGATTTTAGAGATTTGATTACGTTTGTTCTCagcattctcattgttatttcacCATTATAAAACATCTttgatttcatttcagtatATTTAGTCAATAAGTAAAGCGTACACTTAGTTGCCGTGACTTCATTCAAATTGATAGTTAATGAATGCTGAGAATTGTGCCGTTATGTTTGGATTAGTTTTGAATTTCCAAAGTAGCACGTTCGTCAGTGTAgcgataaataaatcctcaaaataaataactctGTATGTCTCCGACATTTGATGATGGCCGCATTAGTTTCACTATAtgcacctagctgaaggcgctcggtcatgcttCGAAACCAGATAACGACTGTGTATACCGTGCTACACACCCGTTGCAACTGTTAGCCAACTTAGACCAGACGCATCACGAACTGACCTACGCGGTGGTGGTCGCATTCTCTTTCTTGTAAAtactcttactaatatatttctgtattaaCATAATTTGTATCATTAGATCATCAAACAACTACTGACaccacatactacttatgtcaacagatATTAGTAGCATACTACACCACTAGATAGATACTATTACACAATGGTTTAGGTGAATTTCAGCATTGAAgtttcaaaatatatatatcacttaattaatattacataatatcatgtcaaccaatcaataattcataaaatactCTCCAATTCATTCTGTCCTGAATTAGTTCACTTCATCATTACTGGTTACATTAATGTTCTGTTCTTATTCAACATTTTCTGCATAATTTAAATACCTGAAATGATCATCTACATTGAATATGGACTAGATTTCTGTATACAGTGTCATTACTCTGATTGACATGAAACATCATCACTGGTTCGATTAACACTCTGGTTAAACAAGGCAAGCGTAATGACCTTGAcggtagtagtagttgttgttgtcggTATCACTCAAGGGGAAGATCGATAAATAcaattgattttcatatgtatCATAGTGCCAATGATTAGttgatcgatcgatcgatcatGTCGATTAATTGATGTGCTCAACAAAGATAATACTAAACTATTTGTGTGTATACATGTACCATCTATTGTGATTGTATGTGCTTCTTTCTAATAATATTGACATGAACTACACAATGACAAATTTGTTTCCAAGAGAATTTTGTGAATGACTATTGAATTTTATGAAGTGATCAACCATATTACTTACAGTTTATAGTCGTGGTTACAATTGTGTGAATAATGGTGAGCAAATGTTAGTTATCAATCatttactttcgcctgttactcctcgtgaaggagcataggccgctcaccaacattctccattcaaccctgccCTGAGCAAATTATCAACAAACCATGGTAAGTAGATAGAATATTATGGTTGGTTGGAAACTGTACGGAATAGTCATAGTAGTAGTAAGGATTACATATGGAAAGCACAGGACACTTCACTTGAATAGTTCAGTAGTGGTGATGACTCCTGGATTGAATTTACGTTGTGTGTTGCTGTTCAATCCAGTTAATAACATACACTTCTATACTTAACCAACCTAACTATTCAGAGTAATAGAAGACAGAAAACTAAGTGGGAATATTGTGTTACTTTCTACTGCAGCATTGATGCATACAAGTAAATACAACTCCATCACTTATCATAGCCTGACTGTATTCGCCTATCACTGACAGAATGTCAGATGTCCGGACTTGACCTACTCATAGAACacattctgatattaatataCATTCAAAGAATGGAACTTCTCATGCATAGAGATAATAGCGATAGAATTTAATTCTATAAAACTGTGAGAAAAGTTAAACCACTTCGAGACTGGTTCATGAATAATTACTGAAAACAAATAGATCATAATGGAGGCAATCGGTTGTCAAATGGCGGAAAAATACACATTTGGTCAGTAGCAAATGTCAAGGATGGATAGATCTTTCGTGGATAATAAAGTGTATTAATACATCAAAAAATAAAACTGTATCTAAGATGCACCGAGAACGTGGCGTTTAAATCCGACCTACCACAAGTTTGTATACTTCTCTTCCTATTATTCAAATACTCAATGTTTTACAATGACCTGTCATTTAATTAATCCAAATTCTATCTACTATTAATTAACCACTCTATTGTTGATCAATTCTCGATTGACCACTTTGCATGAATGTCACATAACTCATGGTCTGTTAGCTGAGTTCCTGTTTGTCCATCTTCATTGACCAGTCACATTGGCTTTCAATAGCACACATAGGGAAGAGACAATATAGATGACCATGAACGGATTACAACACTCACTTAAATACCGGTTATAGTCGGCAAATCAACAAACCACTTACAGAATATCAGAGAAAAAGTAAACACCGTCGAGACTCATGTTAAACTGCACTTCCTTACACAACTACACTGATGTTGATAGAAATGAATCATCGGGAAATTAGTTGCACAAAATGTTTCCGGTCAATCACAAAAGAACAACACCAAGTTACTTCAGGATCGTATATGTCACAATGAATTTTAAGGGATCACATGAAACTTTGATAAAATACAAGGCGATAGTTTTCTACGTGTCTCACTTGTGTGTGATAATCAACTAATTATAAATGACATGTGACAAATGCATAGAAAGAAATCAACGTATATCTGTGAGAAACTGATCAGGCCTCTAGGAAAAGACATCAGGAACTATTAGTGGACCGATCTGTGGACAATTTGTGAGACCAAAAATGTTTTCATGAACGGACAGTAAGTTTTCAAATCTCAGTGGGTTCCTGTTTCAAGAAATTCACACAGCTTCCGATTTTACTATCAATAACTGATAATCATCACATAACTAGACTACATCAATCTATAAAGTGAGTGATTTAAGTCCAGTTGTGTCAGGGAATAGAATTTCACCTTTTTGGAGTCAACGGAACCATAGCACTCATTAGATGTTTCTTACACGATTCAGAAATCTTGCAACTACGACTCTCCAGTAACTCAGTAACACAAATACTCATAAGTAGACTATTCAAGGTAGGCACTAGAAAGATGAGTTCGCACTGAAATGCAAAACGCAAAAACATTGAATAGTCTCACTATCTACATGACGGAAGTCCAACAAATGCAAGTCAATTGCTGTTTCATACCACAATGGAAACTTCAAGTCGTCAACCATACACATCAACAgtaagatttatttttattctttaggCAGATGATTACCTTCAATAGTTATTTTAACAGAAATACTTAAGAACCACCTTGCAAAAGTCTAAACACCCTGCAAACAGTTGTTGAAAATCCACTTTTATAACAAATCCACAAATATATTGCAGAATCTCGAAATCAAGAAGACTAGTTCGCGATTTCTACGTGGTTCAGTGTGAGTCAGTTATTTCTTCGTTACAAATGAACCCATGTGTCATAACTATGTCAATAATCATATAGATTTTCATGCCTGTGATTCCCTGATAACTGACAGTTCGACACATCATCATGAAAGATAGGGGCACACAAATCATAATGTTGAAAAGAGCTGTATCGGTAGACGCAGACTAACGGCCTTCAGTCATCGTGATAACCACGACCAGTGGGCGCACATTTCGGGTGATATGACTCACAATTGGCAGCAATCATGCTGACGTATCCATCCTGTCTTCCCTGGGGTCTtcaatttcaaaattattttatactatCTTATCCAACTGATCGGTGCATTTTTCGCCACTCATTCTCCATACTTCACTTTCACAACTACCATTGATACTAACACCATTTCTGTCAATCTGATTTCTCGCTATACTCATGAGATGTGACAACTTCCACCAATACAAAATCGTGTTACGTCCTGCTCTGCGCATGACTCACTAACACTATCAAAAGAACCTTATGCACATTCACTTCCCGTGTTTAACACTGCACAGTCATCTAATAAATTCATAGGCAGCAAAATCACGACGAAACACCTAAACTGAATTTCACATTAGGATGAATTGTGCAGTTCTTCCTTAGTCTGCTTACTAACATCGTATTGCCGAAAACTTCTATCCCACCACATGACAACAGCAAAAACTACAAAACACACCGACTCTAGGTAGAAAAATCAATTTATGTTGATAAGAAGAGAAAAATTAGTTCATTTGCAAACACAGTTCACATCATAATACATATAAtacaaatttgtttgtttgtttttgtttaaaagaGATAAAACTGGAAAAATTGACTTTCTACTGAAGATCCAGTTCCTTCTCATCTATTACTAGTATTTTCACTAAAAATATAGTGTGTCAGCTTATTTATCATCTGGCATAGTTCAATAACAATACAGTTAGTATAAAATGAAATTCACAGCAAGGAGAAACACAGTTTACAGCGTCATACAAAACAATCTGTTCTGCACAtattaacaaaacaaacaagTATTCATTTCGTGAAAATACAATAGTGATAGACAATGAACAAAAGAATAGTGCCGTGGAAATGTGTGTACGTGTATAAGTCAGTATGCATGTCTATGTCATCAATTAGAATTATTCTTGTTAATAGATACTATACAGTTCACTAGAAAGTTATCAATTAAGTAATGAACTGGGAAGAACGCAGCTGTACACATGCACAAACAATAAATtgtagtgatgatgatgatgattgcaATGTCATTGTAGTGTGGTCTCCCACTTAGCTCATTAACAACTTACTCAATCGTCACCATTCATGACTGTATCAGATCACTTCTCTCATATGATGCACACAACAAAGATTCAGTGTTCACTTTGCTCATTCACATTTTACACTGGTGTAAAATAAGTTAAAACTGCTATGGAAGGGGCAGGGAAGGAAAGCATTTGAAACACTGCTCCATTactactacaacaacaacaactcgCCTTCACTTCTTCATTCTCTCCTTTGAattcacaaacacacacgcacacacaaccGAACACGTGAAAAGTGAAAATGTGCACAAAACAAAAGTCAATGCAAATGATTTCATCcacacaaaataaataatgaataagtaGAGACAGTGGCGACCGAATCAGTAATCGTTAACGTCAAAAACAAGAAAGACAACAGCAACCACCACTAATTTacatttatcataaacattctATCCATCGATTTGTTGTCGATTTACtgatatcaatcaatcaatcaatcaatttattaacaataatagtttacagaaaaataattaatcaattctCTTCATGCAAAATGGAAacaaattatttgattattccCTTGTTTCTAACTACAACACCGTCGTCCACTGTTTGAATTGTCTGTGTTCGATGAAACAATGGGTTGATTATATGGAGACATTTTCATGTCGACATTACTCACTGGAGGATGTGAACGGACAGCTTCGAAAATGGCTGGACACAATGTAAATGATAAAAAGAACAGTAAGACTACAAATCAAATGTTTGGCAGTTTTACACAAAATTCAATGAGCGACTATTGCACACTTGATTGGTAGGATTCAAACAGTAGCACAAAAAGACCAGACAAACACAACATTGATCACTGCCACTACTCCACTGATCAGTCATTTGTAAACAACTGACTCCTGCGAAAAGTCGGTTATGGTTCGAATAGCTCGGTGATAACCTCTTATATTGTGACGTTGGGCAACGCAAGTCAGTTCCAATCCACTGGGTAACATCAGTTCCCTCTCACGGTCGCAAGTACGCATTAATGACGAGTATCAACTGCCATGAGGTAGGGTTTCCTCTCGAACATATACAATTACATCTAAAACACATTACGTTTTCACATAATCATAATTAACCAGCCATTTTTATGATGATTTCGAAATATAATTGCTATGGGAAGTTCGTGTGTGTTCAATGACGTTACAACGCTGTGAGATCTGAAACTTTGTGAATCGATAAAGCAGATAAAATGTTTAATCTTAATACTAATGAGCGTTCATAGTTCGAGCAACCTGAGACTTGATGATAGAGGTAGTTTTAAAGCCAATGTTAACTAATTCTCTGTTCTTACTATACAGGAgggagtctccaaccatcggttacgatagtCTCATGGACTCgactaagtagtctgcatctgccaacatggctcacacGAGACGTCAGTGGgcttatggactgatgccaagTTTCAGCTAAGCCGCCCATAACTTCCCTCAATCAGTCTACAAAACTACTCTGCATTACGCTTTGTGATAGTTAGCATATTGGCACTCCTTGGTCATCATAGAATCTCTTATACATTCAAAACTCTCATCCTTGTGTTCTTTCATATTCATAGAAACAATCCGCTCTGGGAAGTCAGTCagatacaacgtaggaccaggcacatatgtgcatcggtccaggttgccatacctcattagcacagcaagatgaacaccggattcataggagtggttaggtcaaaggtggtaatatataggagaaagattgcatctgtgctaatgtggtatggcaactcgaactgatgcacgtacgtacgaagttctaagttgttactgactgacttactgagTTTAGTGATAACCTCTTATAATGTGACGTTGGGCAACGCAAATCAGTTCCGATCCACTGGGAAGCATCAGTTCTCTCCCAAAGGTGAAGGCACACATTAGCGACAAGTATCAACCAGCAAGAACTAGGGTTTCAACTTCTAAGGAAGTTGTTTATTACCTGCTTGGAGGGTGCTACATTAGCATTGAAGTGGTGAAACAGTATAACCCACATTCAATTACTGATACTTCAAAATACTAACCTTCATGCCACGGAGAACTGGAAACAACAAAATCCTGATAAACCTCCATCAACATATCAGCACTCCTTGGTCATCATAAAATCTCTTATACATTCAAAACTCTCATCCTTGTGTTCTTTTCATATTCATAGAAACAATCCGCTCTGGGAGACAGTAAGAACAACTCATTCATATTAACAAAATGCTAGCATTACTATACTTATCACTAAATCACTGTAGAGAAGTTGGGCTAGACTAATGTGCCTAGGTAGTACTTTATCGACAAATACATGGATGGAAAAGTATTTATATTCAACTCTTAGACCGATGTGTTCACCAACACTAACCGAATGTTCACgtaattaatttaaaaacaattacATTTATTCAGATACATACTTCGAATTAAATCGTACATCGCAATACCGTGTGATGgcttttcatttactaattctTACCATTCAATATTTGCTTCACCACACATTTTGTACGGTGCATATCTCGTACATGAAACTGAAGGCACAGATTTGACAACGTTTTTGTGTCTAAATATGTCCATAAACCGTAAACATCAAGTCGTTACATCATCATATTGACAAAGTAAGGACATATACAAGAGGTGTGACGAATAATAACACTGACATTTACCCTGATGTGTCACATTCAATCTTTTATCAAGTCACAAAAACCAATAACAATAAAGTAAGTTAGCCTTATATTTTTAACTCACTCACCGGATGCGTGGGCACGAGACACTAAGTGTGAAGATTAATGATGCTACACAGTTGCTTAAACCAAAGTAAGTTGAGCGAGGTCTGAACTTGAGACTTGATGGCTGGAAGTCGAACGCTTTGACCATTGAGCCACAGCTCCATAAGTAAATACTCACTTCCTACTTTTACTGTTACAGACGCAGTGAATATGCTTGTACAGTAAAGTAGAGTTTGCCAACATGAAATTCACTAAGAAACGAAGACAGACCATCTTGCAACCAGATTCATACTATACTTTGATGGGGTAACAAAGATGAAGCACTATCATCCTAGAAAAATATTTGTCCTCAAACGTAGTCTGTTGATGCGAACCAACGAGCTTCCTTAAATATTAAAGCCTTAAAGATTTACAGTTGAGTGGTGAGCCAATGTAATCTATGCAAATGATAAACCAAAGAGCATCGAAACAACAAAATCTATTTTACCCAGTTAACTTCATCttttcaatcaaaacttaaatCATCGTATGATTTGAAATATAAAACTAACTTTTAAGAATGTAATAGAAAGCACTTTCAACCCCGGTGGATTCCAAAGCTGACGTTTCCATGAAGAATAGTCCTTGCCTTTCAGCCCAAAGCTTCGCATCTTCCGTTAATACAGTTCGAAGATGTCTAAGGTCACACTTATTACCAACCAACATAACGACCATATCTAGTTCTACGTTGTTTCGCAACTCGAGTAACCAGTGTTCCAAATTGTTGAAAGTCTCTCTTTTTGTGATATCGTAAACCAACAGCGCACCGACAGCACCACGGTAATAGCTTCAAGAGAAAACGTCAAAATATGTCATAGGATACGTCTGAGGATACTGAGTGAAATTCTTACTACATAGAAGTTAAACAACAAGAGTTAGCCGAGCTTGTCTATATGCTGTCCAACTCACAATAGTTTGTTCTATCCAGTAGTATCACTGGTTCTCGCAAAAATCACGACTGGAAGTTTAAAAACCCAAGTATGGTTACCAAGCCAAACTAAACCATTTCGAGTTATTCACTTACGACAGCTATTTTGAAACTCTCTATGACTGCTTTTGTCCACTCTACCAAATTGGATAGAACGGCATCTTTAGTTCAAAACCGACACCAAGTGGATAGACGCTTAAGTCGTATTACATTTACCATCTCACAGACTTACAAACTTTAAGCAGATCCAGGACGCATAGGAATATCATCTTAAGTCCGTACAGCGAAGCAGGATATTTGTCTAGACATCTGTCCATTTATAGATATAAGCTAACCTAGCTTGTGGACACAAAATAAAACTCACTGAAGATTTAGGCCGACTAAGACATTAAGTGGATAGGCTACCAAACActgataagaaaaataaatctCGAGATACGAAGCAAGTCGTAATTTGGTAACGCTATAAGGTCCAGAAACTTCTCTTATCAAGTGGTTGATTATTAAAAACTGAAATAAAGCTACTCATATGAATAAGATCACTCCAAGGTTATGGAACACTGACTTACATCTCCTGCTGAAAATAGGTTTAGAGTAGCCTGCTTTTCAGCAATACCACCAGCGAACACGAGTAACTCAACACAACAACCTCTTTATGTAGGCAGCAACTAAGTTTAATTCAATCCGTGTTGTCTTCTTGCATGGCTACCTGAACTCAATAATTCAGTGAACAAAGcgttggcgtttgaagcgaatggtacagGACTGGAGTCTCATCTTCTACATCAACAAAACGAAACGCCATCCCAGCATTCCACCGTTAACCACTACCCATTTTTAGTACCATTCTGAAGTCTTGCTTTCAAAACATGAACTTTAAATATCACAGTTCTACACATGAAAATACATGGAATGACTGTCCACTTGCATGTACAAATTGTTCTAAGTTCATGATGACTGTTTTCATTATTCAGGttaattaaa
This DNA window, taken from Schistosoma haematobium chromosome 7, whole genome shotgun sequence, encodes the following:
- the RAB11A_3 gene encoding Ras- protein Rab-11A (EggNog:ENOG410V837~COG:U) — its product is MLHYFNLLVQFTLSGFRELTMYGGSMSGKDDEYDYLFKVVLIGDSGVGKSNLLSRFTRNEFNLESKSTIGVEFATKSVEIDGRTIKAQIWDTAGQERYRAITAAYYRGAVGALLVYDITKRETFNNLEHWLLELRNNVELDMVVMLVGNKCDLRHLRTVLTEDAKLWAERQGLFFMETSALESTGVESAFYYILKTIFEAVRSHPPVSNVDMKMSPYNQPIVSSNTDNSNSGRRCCS